In Deltaproteobacteria bacterium, a genomic segment contains:
- a CDS encoding cytochrome P450: MVAAARPPDDFHPIHPDHYAAWGYPHELWKRWRREDPVHRFDATEGMPFWCITKHADVVTISKRPEQFVNGPRLVLSHLPEVPNAFPPTLIQLDPPKHGVYRQLISKRFTPRYLRAIHGDIERIGKEIVDALLAKSGPGGYGECDFVREVSAPLPIAVIAWLLGVPESDWPLLFDWTNRTIGAGDPEYRQEGKTPQESALAAMTELFGYFAKLVEEKRRKPADDLVSLFARLEVGGRPIPEIDVLTFCLIIVIAGNETTRNGTTGGMLAFIENPEEMRRLQRTPALLGSAVEEVVRYTSPIIHFARTATADFVLRDRRIRAGEAVALFYPSANRDEEVFADGDAFRVARDPNPHLGFGIGEHFCLGSHVARLELAVAYRHLLPRIAEIEVAGPVERLHSSLVGGVKRLPIRYRLAG, encoded by the coding sequence ATGGTCGCCGCCGCCCGCCCTCCCGACGACTTCCACCCGATCCACCCCGACCACTACGCGGCCTGGGGCTACCCGCACGAGCTGTGGAAGCGCTGGCGGCGCGAGGACCCGGTGCACCGCTTCGACGCGACGGAGGGCATGCCCTTCTGGTGCATCACGAAGCACGCCGACGTCGTCACGATCAGCAAGCGCCCGGAGCAGTTCGTGAACGGCCCCCGGCTCGTGCTGAGCCACCTGCCCGAGGTCCCGAACGCGTTTCCGCCGACGCTGATCCAGCTCGACCCGCCGAAGCACGGCGTCTACCGCCAGCTCATCAGCAAGCGCTTCACGCCGCGCTACCTGCGCGCGATCCACGGCGACATCGAGCGGATCGGCAAGGAGATCGTCGACGCCCTGCTCGCGAAGAGCGGCCCCGGCGGGTACGGCGAGTGCGACTTCGTGCGCGAGGTGTCGGCGCCGCTGCCGATCGCGGTGATCGCGTGGCTCCTGGGCGTACCGGAATCGGACTGGCCGCTGCTCTTCGACTGGACCAACCGCACGATCGGCGCCGGTGACCCGGAGTACCGGCAGGAGGGCAAGACGCCGCAGGAATCGGCGCTGGCCGCGATGACGGAGCTGTTCGGCTACTTCGCAAAGCTCGTCGAGGAGAAGCGCCGCAAGCCCGCCGACGACCTGGTGTCGCTCTTCGCGAGGCTCGAAGTCGGCGGCCGGCCGATCCCCGAGATCGACGTCCTGACCTTCTGCCTGATCATCGTGATCGCCGGCAACGAGACCACCCGCAACGGCACGACCGGCGGCATGCTGGCCTTCATCGAGAACCCGGAGGAGATGCGCAGGCTCCAGCGCACCCCGGCGCTGCTCGGCTCCGCCGTCGAGGAGGTGGTGCGCTACACGAGCCCGATCATCCACTTCGCGCGCACCGCCACCGCCGACTTCGTGCTGCGCGACCGGCGGATCCGTGCCGGCGAGGCCGTCGCGCTCTTCTACCCGAGCGCGAACCGCGACGAGGAGGTCTTCGCCGACGGCGACGCCTTCCGCGTCGCGCGCGACCCGAACCCGCACCTGGGCTTCGGGATCGGCGAGCACTTCTGCCTGGGCTCGCACGTGGCGCGGCTCGAGCTCGCGGTGGCGTACCGCCACCTCCTGCCGCGGATCGCCGAGA